In Bacteroides coprosuis DSM 18011, the following are encoded in one genomic region:
- a CDS encoding hypothetical protein (KEGG: pfh:PFHG_04499 conserved hypothetical protein~SPTR: Zinc finger protein, putative;~IMG reference gene:2504107310), which translates to MKTFVKMSMLIFCLVAVSACKNENKNKSVVESLIEGDFKSITGDRILDEGKEYAQLLEVVVKNTKIKDKRVEFSLSKREFKKTGLDGDYYDKIQKQVKGFNNMLDSEPAKNADQTLKEFFKYLKSKWGEITE; encoded by the coding sequence ATGAAGACATTCGTAAAAATGAGTATGCTGATTTTTTGTTTAGTAGCAGTTTCTGCTTGTAAGAATGAAAACAAAAACAAATCGGTAGTAGAATCACTTATAGAGGGTGATTTTAAGAGTATTACGGGCGATCGTATCCTCGATGAAGGTAAAGAATATGCACAGCTACTTGAAGTAGTTGTCAAGAATACAAAAATAAAAGATAAACGAGTGGAGTTTTCCTTATCTAAAAGGGAGTTTAAAAAGACAGGCCTAGATGGAGATTATTATGACAAGATACAAAAGCAAGTAAAAGGCTTCAATAATATGCTCGACTCTGAACCAGCCAAGAATGCTGATCAAACATTAAAAGAGTTTTTCAAATATTTAAAGAGTAAGTGGGGAGAGATAACAGAGTAA
- a CDS encoding putative DNA helicase (COGs: COG1112 Superfamily I DNA and RNA helicase and helicase subunits~KEGG: bth:BT_4344 putative DNA helicase~SPTR: Putative uncharacterized protein;~IMG reference gene:2504107313~PFAM: Protein of unknown function (DUF3320)), with protein MDTIPNKLDVDLKYLPIINFAMQQNSVSVLRDLFVENLTDTTLSNIKIQFELNPTFGSLSSIPIQVIHPRDKIRIQLPELKLSPAYLAELTEHFLGDINLKVYSDEDVLFEDNYPIDILTYDQWGGLTVLPQMLSSFVTPNHPALQPIIKRASEILELWTGNPSLDEYQSRNSDRVRKQMAAIYIAITEQQIVYSSIPASFEEYGQRIRLVDAVLSQRMGTCLDMSLLYASCLEAIGIHSLLIIIQGHAFAGGWLVPETFPDSVVDDVSLLSKRIADGINDITLVETTCMNKSNNIDFDTAVSYANNKLLNNQFILAIDVKRARFSGLKPISQRVQHGEGWQIKEEALQKSTGNITPKSINPYDLSGISPDVVVTKQLMWERKLLDLSLRNNLLNVRITRNTLQLISSQLDIFEDALADGEEFRVMHKPTDWDNPLFNYGLYSAISARDPILDLIQSELTQKRLRTYLTETELSKALTYLYRSSRTALEENGANTLYVALGLLKWYETSSSERPRYAPILLVPVEIIRKSAAKGYVIRSREEETLMNITLLEMLRQNFNITISGLDPLPTDDSGVDVSLIYSIIRNSIKNQPKWDVEEQAILGLFSFNKFIMWNDIHNNSDKLKENEVVSSLINGKIEWKINGTKVDTKELDKELSPSDIILPISADSSQLEAIYEAANGKNFILHGPPGTGKSQTITNLIANALYKGKRVLFVAEKMAALSVVQRRLEAINLAPFCLELHSNKIKKSMVMEQLKAVTDVVATTHPDDFKIEAERIFSLRSEMNQYIDALHKEYPFGYSLYDAIVQYQYIAAEPLFTIPEELITNLDKNQLLNWREAVEKLVSVTNACGHPHNHALDGIEIKQYSSTIQQQASKTINRAKSNIYLLDTKVAQLSSILAGHNLGMYKRNSHSFLEILHILLDIPQMTSSLISAPQLTNLLKECEELCIHGRKKTTLKQTILESFSENILIIDAESILNSWQSASLKWFLPQYIEQRKVKRQLKTYAIKELRPNIVATLEDIINYQKEEKYLQQNQKNWTDFFGQYSKEEDWDTISLIIQKVAKLNMLLLDVTKDISITDEIKKGLGTQLVEGIDTFRRIHGSLLTEIISLYKKVEEDKSELINILCINPDLLTCEEEPWIEVTKIKLDGWANNIDQLKDWYQWLTIYKQIAEVNLGFIADQYKANNINTSQLLQVFNKSLYKAIIEYIMSSDDDLQLFKGEIFNDSIEKYKDLVARFEELTKEELYAQLASNLPSFTREASYNSEVGILQRNIRNNARGISIRRLFDMIPKLLPRLCPCMLMSPISVAQYIDVDAEKFDLVVFDEASQMPTYEAVGAIARGKNVVIVGDPKQMPPTNFFSSNSVDEDNIELEDLESILDDCLALSMPSQHLLWHYRSKHESLITFSNSEYYDKKLLTFPSPDNIESKVKHVSVDGFYDKGKTRQNKAEAEAIVHEIVRRLSDEDLKKRSIGVVTFSSVQQSLIENMLHDIYVEDPNLESLALDGEEPLFIKNLENVQGDERDIILFSIGYGPDKEGNVSMNFGPLNRIGGERRLNVAVSRARYEMLIFSTLRSDQIDLNRTSSVGVAGLKRFLEFSERGEHTLVIRGNSKEIEHTISHIIADKLRTLGYKVHTDIGSSDYKIDIGIVDEENLTNYRLGILCDGKNYCATKMVRDREIVQNSVLRMLGWNICRVWTLDWWEDPEKVLRTIIEALEQTNRQPIKKEKPFTPFVPPISKSIEQPLCGLSDFPNQESISSSIPYETAELDLVYKPKDDFFYSRNLILKQINQVVQKEAPISRNLLCKRVLSAWNISRLGQRLDRTFEKLFKDTDLYKTSSDEFDYFWVDKNQYDNFETFRSGNRDAVDLPPEEIANAMRKILENEVSIPIVDLIRLAAQVFGFARTGSIVDAAMNRGLDAAIQRNYIKLEEDRATII; from the coding sequence ATGGATACCATACCCAATAAATTAGATGTTGATTTAAAATACTTACCTATAATCAACTTCGCAATGCAACAAAATAGCGTTTCAGTACTCCGTGATCTTTTTGTTGAAAATCTTACAGATACAACCCTTTCTAATATAAAAATTCAATTTGAGCTTAATCCGACTTTTGGATCATTGTCTTCAATTCCCATTCAAGTCATCCATCCTAGAGATAAGATAAGAATACAACTGCCTGAATTGAAGCTTTCTCCAGCCTATTTAGCTGAGTTGACAGAGCACTTTTTAGGAGATATAAATCTTAAAGTTTATTCTGATGAAGATGTGCTATTTGAGGATAATTACCCAATTGATATACTTACATACGATCAATGGGGTGGTTTAACGGTACTTCCTCAAATGCTTTCTTCTTTTGTTACACCCAATCATCCTGCTTTACAACCTATTATAAAAAGAGCTTCAGAAATATTAGAACTTTGGACAGGAAATCCTTCGCTTGATGAATATCAAAGTAGAAATTCTGATAGAGTAAGGAAGCAGATGGCAGCAATATATATAGCTATCACAGAACAACAAATAGTGTATAGCTCTATTCCTGCAAGCTTTGAAGAGTACGGACAACGAATACGATTGGTTGATGCTGTTTTGTCTCAAAGAATGGGGACTTGTTTAGATATGTCACTTTTATATGCTTCATGTCTTGAAGCTATCGGTATTCATTCCCTTTTAATAATTATTCAAGGTCATGCTTTTGCTGGAGGATGGTTAGTGCCAGAAACTTTTCCTGATAGTGTAGTAGATGATGTTTCTTTGCTGAGTAAAAGAATTGCAGACGGCATTAATGATATTACACTAGTTGAAACGACTTGTATGAATAAATCAAATAATATAGATTTTGATACAGCAGTTTCATACGCAAATAATAAGTTGTTAAATAATCAGTTTATATTGGCTATCGATGTGAAAAGAGCTCGTTTTTCTGGATTAAAACCAATATCCCAACGTGTACAACATGGTGAAGGTTGGCAGATAAAAGAAGAAGCTCTTCAGAAATCTACTGGTAATATAACGCCCAAAAGCATAAATCCTTATGATTTATCGGGAATAAGCCCTGATGTTGTGGTTACCAAACAATTAATGTGGGAGAGAAAATTGCTTGATTTAAGCTTACGCAATAATTTATTAAATGTTAGGATAACTCGAAACACGTTACAACTGATTTCATCACAATTAGATATATTTGAAGATGCTCTAGCAGATGGTGAAGAATTTAGAGTGATGCATAAGCCTACCGATTGGGATAATCCATTATTCAATTATGGACTATATTCTGCAATTTCGGCTCGAGATCCTATTCTTGATTTAATCCAATCCGAATTAACTCAAAAAAGACTTCGAACCTATTTAACAGAGACGGAGCTGAGTAAGGCGTTGACTTACCTTTATAGATCTTCAAGAACAGCATTGGAAGAAAATGGAGCTAATACTTTATATGTAGCTTTAGGATTATTAAAATGGTATGAAACATCGTCGAGTGAACGTCCACGTTATGCTCCAATCTTATTAGTACCAGTAGAAATCATTAGAAAATCTGCAGCTAAGGGATATGTTATTCGCTCTCGTGAAGAAGAAACCCTTATGAATATAACTCTTCTCGAGATGCTTCGCCAAAACTTTAACATTACAATTTCTGGTTTAGATCCCTTGCCTACAGATGATAGTGGAGTTGATGTCAGTCTTATTTATAGTATAATAAGAAATAGCATAAAAAACCAACCCAAGTGGGATGTTGAAGAGCAAGCTATACTAGGACTTTTTTCTTTTAATAAATTCATAATGTGGAATGACATTCACAACAACTCGGATAAATTAAAGGAAAATGAAGTTGTATCAAGTTTAATAAATGGCAAAATTGAATGGAAGATAAATGGCACGAAAGTAGATACAAAAGAGTTGGATAAAGAATTATCACCATCAGATATCATATTGCCAATAAGTGCCGACTCCTCCCAATTAGAAGCTATTTATGAGGCAGCGAATGGGAAAAACTTTATACTTCATGGGCCTCCAGGTACAGGGAAGTCACAAACAATTACGAATTTAATAGCAAATGCTCTTTATAAAGGAAAGCGAGTATTGTTTGTAGCTGAAAAAATGGCGGCACTATCTGTGGTGCAGCGCCGTCTAGAGGCTATAAACTTAGCTCCATTTTGTTTAGAACTTCATTCCAACAAAATAAAGAAGAGCATGGTTATGGAGCAACTGAAAGCAGTAACAGACGTTGTTGCTACAACGCATCCAGATGACTTTAAGATTGAAGCAGAACGAATATTTTCTTTACGTTCTGAGATGAATCAATACATAGATGCACTTCATAAAGAATATCCTTTTGGATATTCTTTATATGATGCTATTGTGCAATATCAATATATAGCTGCTGAACCTTTATTTACAATACCAGAGGAATTGATTACTAATTTAGACAAGAATCAACTTTTAAATTGGCGTGAAGCAGTTGAAAAACTGGTTAGTGTTACAAATGCCTGTGGACATCCACATAACCACGCACTTGATGGAATTGAAATAAAACAATACTCATCAACTATTCAACAACAAGCTTCTAAGACTATAAATAGAGCGAAAAGTAATATATACCTTTTGGACACCAAGGTAGCTCAGTTGTCTTCAATATTGGCTGGTCATAATTTGGGTATGTATAAGAGGAATAGTCATTCTTTTTTGGAAATCTTACATATTTTATTAGATATACCCCAGATGACAAGCTCATTGATATCTGCACCCCAGTTGACAAATCTATTGAAAGAGTGTGAAGAATTATGCATTCATGGACGTAAAAAAACAACGTTAAAACAGACTATTTTAGAAAGCTTCTCTGAAAATATTTTAATAATAGATGCTGAAAGCATTCTTAACAGTTGGCAATCTGCATCTCTAAAATGGTTTTTACCTCAATATATAGAGCAAAGAAAAGTAAAGAGGCAATTAAAAACATATGCAATTAAAGAATTAAGGCCAAATATAGTTGCTACTTTAGAAGATATAATCAACTACCAAAAAGAAGAAAAGTATCTTCAACAGAATCAAAAAAACTGGACAGACTTTTTTGGACAATATAGTAAAGAAGAAGATTGGGACACAATAAGCTTAATTATTCAGAAAGTGGCTAAACTGAATATGTTGTTGTTAGATGTAACAAAAGATATCTCTATAACTGATGAAATTAAAAAAGGATTAGGTACTCAATTAGTTGAGGGTATTGATACTTTTAGACGTATTCATGGTTCTTTACTAACAGAAATAATATCTCTTTATAAAAAAGTGGAAGAAGATAAGTCTGAATTAATAAATATACTCTGCATAAACCCCGATTTATTGACATGTGAAGAGGAACCGTGGATAGAGGTAACTAAAATAAAACTAGATGGATGGGCTAATAATATAGATCAGCTGAAAGATTGGTATCAGTGGTTGACAATATATAAACAAATCGCTGAAGTCAATTTGGGCTTTATTGCAGATCAATATAAGGCTAATAATATAAATACTTCTCAATTGCTTCAAGTGTTTAATAAAAGTTTATACAAAGCCATTATAGAATATATTATGTCTAGTGATGATGATTTACAATTGTTTAAAGGCGAAATATTCAATGATTCTATTGAGAAGTATAAAGACTTAGTTGCAAGATTTGAAGAGTTAACGAAAGAAGAATTATACGCTCAATTAGCCTCTAATTTACCCTCTTTTACTCGAGAGGCTTCTTATAATTCAGAAGTGGGTATACTACAAAGAAATATAAGAAATAATGCACGAGGTATTTCTATTCGTAGGCTTTTTGATATGATACCTAAATTATTACCACGCCTATGTCCTTGTATGCTGATGAGTCCAATATCTGTAGCTCAGTATATTGACGTAGATGCGGAAAAGTTCGACTTGGTTGTTTTTGATGAAGCTTCACAGATGCCTACATACGAAGCTGTCGGAGCTATAGCTAGGGGTAAAAATGTAGTTATCGTAGGAGACCCTAAACAAATGCCTCCGACCAATTTTTTCTCTTCAAACTCTGTTGATGAAGATAATATTGAATTGGAAGACCTTGAGAGTATATTGGACGATTGTTTAGCTCTGTCGATGCCCTCTCAACACTTATTGTGGCATTATAGAAGCAAGCATGAAAGCTTGATTACTTTTAGTAATTCTGAGTATTATGACAAGAAATTATTAACTTTCCCCTCTCCTGATAATATTGAATCTAAAGTAAAGCACGTTTCTGTTGATGGATTTTATGATAAAGGTAAAACTCGACAAAATAAAGCAGAAGCAGAAGCAATAGTACATGAAATAGTACGCAGATTGAGCGATGAAGATTTAAAGAAGCGTAGCATTGGAGTAGTTACATTTAGCTCCGTACAGCAATCTTTAATTGAAAATATGCTTCATGATATTTATGTAGAAGATCCTAACTTAGAAAGTCTAGCCCTCGATGGTGAAGAGCCCTTATTTATTAAAAATCTAGAGAATGTCCAGGGAGATGAAAGAGATATTATATTATTTTCAATAGGATATGGGCCCGATAAAGAGGGCAATGTGAGTATGAATTTTGGTCCTTTAAATAGAATAGGAGGAGAACGTAGGCTCAACGTGGCTGTTTCACGGGCGAGATATGAAATGCTAATATTTTCTACTTTAAGATCAGATCAAATAGACTTAAATAGAACATCTTCTGTAGGAGTTGCAGGTTTAAAACGCTTCTTAGAGTTCTCTGAAAGGGGAGAACATACGCTAGTAATAAGAGGCAATAGTAAAGAGATAGAGCACACCATTAGCCATATAATTGCTGATAAATTACGAACATTAGGTTATAAAGTTCATACAGATATTGGTTCTTCCGACTATAAAATAGATATAGGAATTGTAGATGAAGAGAATTTGACAAATTACAGATTGGGAATTTTGTGTGATGGCAAAAATTATTGTGCTACAAAGATGGTTCGTGATCGAGAAATAGTGCAAAATAGTGTCCTTCGAATGTTGGGATGGAATATCTGTCGAGTTTGGACTTTAGATTGGTGGGAAGATCCAGAAAAAGTATTAAGAACAATTATAGAGGCATTAGAACAAACAAACAGACAGCCAATAAAGAAAGAAAAACCTTTTACTCCTTTTGTTCCTCCAATATCTAAGAGTATTGAACAGCCTTTATGTGGATTGAGCGATTTTCCAAATCAGGAATCTATATCTTCATCAATTCCTTATGAAACTGCCGAATTGGACTTAGTTTACAAACCTAAAGATGATTTCTTTTATTCTCGAAACTTAATTTTAAAGCAGATTAATCAAGTTGTTCAAAAGGAAGCTCCAATTAGTAGAAACCTATTGTGTAAAAGGGTGTTATCTGCATGGAATATCTCAAGATTAGGACAACGATTAGATAGAACTTTTGAAAAGTTATTTAAAGATACTGATTTATATAAAACTTCATCAGATGAATTTGATTATTTCTGGGTTGACAAAAACCAATATGATAATTTTGAAACATTTAGATCGGGCAATAGGGATGCCGTAGATTTACCGCCCGAAGAGATAGCAAATGCAATGAGAAAAATATTGGAGAATGAAGTTAGCATCCCTATTGTAGACTTAATAAGATTAGCTGCTCAAGTTTTTGGTTTTGCTAGAACTGGTTCAATTGTAGATGCGGCAATGAATAGGGGCTTAGATGCAGCTATTCAACGAAACTATATAAAGTTGGAGGAGGATAGAGCAACGATAATATAG
- a CDS encoding hypothetical protein (COGs: COG4200 conserved hypothetical protein~KEGG: pmz:HMPREF0659_A5632 hypothetical protein~SPTR: Putative membrane protein;~IMG reference gene:2504107311) has protein sequence MNTISLISMLRAEFYKTRRNRGFLLLLSFPLIIIFIAILYLLYHSNEVHTSPISPWAYYLANDTLPFIGFFYPIVVALFCYSLCEMEYKNNSIKQLFSLPISKAKIYFTKIIFMFIALLTSLLLAYGGFFLAGYLLGYLAPSYGFQDFNYLIFKQVTKFFIVSGVGFFAIMMIQYFLSLIFKNFIIPVAVGGFGVIFGMIVKIWDYIDYVPHAAAINTFFGMLEDPLAMSLWGKASTINVCYILAFGFLSFLFFTKRLGKGNR, from the coding sequence ATGAATACCATATCATTAATTTCAATGCTTCGTGCAGAGTTTTATAAAACAAGGCGAAATAGGGGGTTTCTTCTTTTACTATCTTTTCCTCTGATTATTATTTTTATAGCTATTCTTTATTTGCTATATCATAGCAATGAAGTACATACATCTCCCATTAGTCCGTGGGCCTACTACCTAGCTAATGACACCCTTCCATTTATTGGTTTCTTTTATCCTATAGTAGTGGCTCTTTTTTGTTATTCTCTGTGTGAGATGGAGTATAAAAACAACTCTATCAAACAGCTTTTTAGTTTGCCCATCAGTAAGGCGAAAATATACTTTACTAAAATAATCTTTATGTTTATCGCCCTACTTACTTCTTTGTTATTGGCGTATGGAGGCTTCTTTCTAGCAGGTTACTTATTGGGGTATTTAGCACCTAGTTATGGGTTTCAAGATTTTAACTACTTGATCTTTAAGCAGGTTACTAAGTTCTTTATCGTAAGTGGGGTAGGCTTCTTTGCTATAATGATGATTCAATATTTCTTGAGTTTGATTTTTAAAAACTTTATAATTCCAGTAGCCGTAGGTGGATTTGGAGTCATATTTGGAATGATTGTGAAGATATGGGATTATATAGACTATGTACCACATGCTGCGGCGATAAATACATTCTTTGGTATGTTAGAAGATCCACTAGCTATGAGTCTGTGGGGCAAAGCTTCTACCATAAATGTTTGTTATATATTAGCCTTTGGATTTTTATCCTTCTTATTCTTTACTAAGCGATTGGGGAAAGGAAACAGATAA
- a CDS encoding hypothetical protein (KEGG: btk:BT9727_4787 hypothetical protein~SPTR: Putative uncharacterized protein;~IMG reference gene:2504107309), with protein MKNKYIRALDLPFYVLIAVFLTSVIAKNNFLEGNVLFLAVVLVVLYLLRLSVLLYKSHKEE; from the coding sequence ATGAAAAACAAATATATCAGAGCACTCGATTTACCTTTTTACGTGCTTATTGCTGTCTTTTTAACTTCGGTTATAGCTAAAAATAACTTCCTTGAAGGGAATGTACTATTTTTGGCAGTAGTGCTTGTTGTGCTTTATTTATTGAGACTATCTGTGCTCTTGTATAAATCTCACAAAGAAGAATAA
- a CDS encoding ABC transporter related protein (COGs: COG1131 ABC-type multidrug transport system ATPase component~InterPro IPR003439:IPR003593~KEGG: pmz:HMPREF0659_A5631 putative bacitracin ABC transporter, ATP-binding protein BcrA~PFAM: ABC transporter-like~SMART: ATPase, AAA+ type, core~SPTR: Putative bacitracin ABC transporter, ATP-binding protein BcrA;~IMG reference gene:2504107312~PFAM: ABC transporter) — protein sequence MEYIIETKDLSFAFKHQQILDHINLKIPQGGIYGYLGKNGAGKTTTIKLLLGLLDPIHGSSIYYSDKEFRKHREDCLSQIGSLIESPAFYDNLSGLENFKYLDLIYRCGEARVKEVLSKVGLWDARNKKVKKYSTGMKQRLGIGMAIFHNPEILILDEPLNGLDPEAVHSIRELLLELKAEGKTILLSSHILNEIEKVCTHVGIIEKGHLLYQGSLSELMQNIHQEIVFVTSEVEKALRLCEDYQFVAIVLSAQELQVGIENKEKHNELLRLLVQHDIPIYGVSAGMNNLETIFLNLTSHVQL from the coding sequence ATGGAATATATTATAGAAACCAAGGACTTGTCTTTTGCTTTTAAGCATCAGCAGATACTAGATCATATCAATCTGAAGATACCTCAAGGGGGAATCTATGGTTATTTAGGAAAGAATGGAGCAGGGAAAACAACCACCATCAAACTGCTTTTGGGGTTGCTTGATCCTATTCATGGTAGCTCTATCTACTATAGCGACAAAGAATTCAGGAAACACCGAGAAGATTGCCTATCCCAAATTGGTAGTCTGATTGAGTCTCCGGCTTTTTACGATAATCTATCGGGGCTTGAAAACTTTAAATATCTCGATTTAATCTATCGCTGTGGGGAAGCTAGAGTAAAAGAGGTTTTATCCAAAGTGGGTCTCTGGGATGCTCGGAATAAGAAAGTGAAAAAATATTCTACAGGCATGAAGCAACGGTTGGGCATTGGCATGGCTATCTTTCACAATCCCGAAATTCTGATACTAGATGAACCGCTCAACGGACTAGATCCTGAGGCAGTGCACAGCATCCGTGAACTCTTGTTAGAACTTAAAGCAGAAGGTAAGACAATCTTGCTATCTAGCCATATACTCAATGAGATAGAGAAAGTATGTACCCATGTTGGTATCATAGAAAAAGGACATCTACTCTACCAAGGCAGTTTGAGTGAATTGATGCAAAACATACATCAAGAAATTGTATTTGTAACTAGCGAAGTTGAAAAAGCGCTCCGATTATGTGAGGATTATCAGTTTGTAGCTATCGTACTCAGTGCTCAAGAACTGCAAGTTGGTATAGAAAACAAGGAGAAGCACAATGAATTACTTCGCTTATTGGTACAGCATGATATCCCTATCTATGGAGTTTCTGCAGGTATGAATAATCTTGAAACTATATTCCTAAATCTTACATCTCACGTACAACTATGA
- a CDS encoding hypothetical protein (KEGG: chd:Calhy_0059 two component transcriptional regulator, AraC family~SPTR: Putative uncharacterized protein;~IMG reference gene:2504107314) → MDSIRITQENIPTLQERIKALRRFAFGDKYDANNPKHQLSNDEKWVIGNDTIEINFPNTGANSYSIDDFLRYTDDLGDIKVEGHYIFAGSTVQVPINYPVSGPMDIVFKSANYTMRMVFAPFLVNLIDTQWGNFTKREYYAIEIFNPYGIPDYMYPEVRKMVNRILYYLSNNAKKNFHIHPIPNDNTQSWAEMNQGVTEITLEKLPFSSPLLRMYREALSRSNNIFARYIQFYKMIEVVSPLALKEKMYHELFDELKNHSGQYNLNNLTSIEQSVNRYNKTIQEAVLAATVLKHCVYNIKDLYTSLPDPIKQKCAKDLNMDISKDLSNVYSSGLSVVYDKVGSILYATRRGIAHFKSVYQFTGDECKEADMDQLNVFMEKVCSSLITWNNKQPDHIRIKD, encoded by the coding sequence ATGGATTCAATAAGGATTACTCAAGAAAACATTCCTACTCTACAAGAGAGAATTAAAGCACTCAGAAGATTTGCATTTGGCGATAAATATGATGCAAACAACCCTAAACACCAACTCAGCAATGATGAAAAATGGGTGATAGGTAATGATACAATAGAAATTAACTTTCCAAATACGGGTGCAAATAGCTACTCGATTGACGACTTTCTACGTTATACTGATGATTTAGGAGATATTAAGGTAGAAGGACATTATATTTTTGCAGGTAGTACCGTGCAAGTTCCAATCAATTATCCTGTATCTGGACCGATGGATATCGTTTTTAAAAGTGCCAATTATACTATGAGAATGGTTTTTGCTCCTTTTTTGGTTAATCTTATTGATACTCAATGGGGTAACTTCACCAAAAGAGAGTATTATGCTATCGAAATATTCAATCCTTATGGTATTCCTGATTATATGTACCCCGAGGTACGTAAAATGGTAAATCGAATTCTTTACTACCTCAGTAACAACGCAAAAAAGAATTTCCACATCCACCCCATTCCAAATGATAACACTCAAAGCTGGGCTGAAATGAACCAAGGTGTAACTGAAATAACCTTGGAAAAACTTCCTTTCTCTTCTCCTTTATTACGAATGTATCGCGAAGCTCTTTCTCGTTCCAATAATATCTTTGCAAGATATATTCAGTTCTACAAGATGATAGAAGTAGTTTCTCCATTGGCTTTAAAGGAGAAGATGTATCATGAATTGTTTGATGAACTCAAGAATCATAGTGGACAGTACAACCTTAATAATCTCACCAGCATTGAGCAAAGTGTGAATAGGTATAATAAGACAATTCAAGAAGCCGTTTTGGCTGCTACTGTATTAAAACATTGTGTGTACAATATAAAAGATTTATACACTTCTCTCCCCGATCCTATCAAACAGAAATGTGCTAAAGATTTGAATATGGATATTTCAAAAGATTTGTCCAATGTATATAGCTCAGGCTTATCGGTAGTGTATGATAAAGTGGGTTCTATCTTATATGCTACACGTAGAGGTATAGCACACTTTAAGTCTGTTTATCAATTTACGGGTGATGAATGTAAAGAGGCAGATATGGATCAACTCAATGTGTTTATGGAGAAAGTATGTTCTAGTTTAATAACTTGGAATAACAAACAACCAGACCACATCCGCATTAAGGATTAA
- a CDS encoding hypothetical protein (KEGG: spe:Spro_1948 hypothetical protein~SPTR: Putative uncharacterized protein;~IMG reference gene:2504107315) codes for MITNKTENNIKKELKVVQYNTFICIYYIELNNKVPMYTFRVRGLSAILVAMLFLFSSCQLNEKKQPNEVVLEVAPFKVEGDAGAFRGEFYWVKEDGGNWGIFYNRIEGFEFEDGYEYVLKVRKDTVLNPPADASSLKYTLIQEVFKKKEENKRIDDYKK; via the coding sequence ATGATTACAAATAAAACTGAAAATAATATAAAAAAAGAATTGAAAGTGGTGCAGTATAATACATTTATCTGCATTTACTATATAGAATTAAACAATAAAGTGCCGATGTATACTTTTAGGGTAAGAGGTCTTTCTGCTATTCTAGTAGCTATGCTCTTTCTATTTAGTAGCTGCCAACTGAATGAGAAAAAACAGCCTAATGAAGTTGTTTTAGAAGTTGCACCTTTCAAGGTTGAAGGTGATGCAGGTGCATTCAGAGGAGAGTTTTACTGGGTGAAAGAGGATGGTGGTAACTGGGGAATTTTCTATAATCGTATAGAAGGTTTTGAATTTGAAGATGGCTATGAATACGTGTTGAAAGTAAGAAAGGATACTGTCTTAAATCCGCCAGCAGATGCCTCTTCCCTAAAATATACTCTTATTCAAGAAGTGTTTAAGAAGAAAGAAGAAAATAAAAGAATTGATGATTATAAAAAATAG